The sequence GAGACTGCCGCCCTCGACCCGGATCGTCCGGGCGGCCGGATCGACCCGGGTGCCGGTCATCGCCGAGAGGTCGATGACGAGACCGTCGTCGACGACGGCGTGCCCGGCCACCGCGTGGCCGCCACCACGGACAGACGCCGGGAGGTCCTGGTCACGGGCGAATCGGACTGCGGCGCGGACGTCGGCCGTCCCCCGGCAGCGGGCGATGAGGGCGGGGTGGCGCTGGATGTCGCCGTTCCAGACCTGACGGGCGGTGTCGTACGCCGGGTGGTCGCGGCCGATCAGGTCGCCGCCGAAGCGGGCACCGAGCGCGTCGACGGCCGCCTGGTCGAGGCTGGTGCCGGGTGAGGTGGTCAGTGTGGTCATGGTGTGCTTCCTCCCTGGAATGGTGGTCCCAGCGTGAGCCGCACGTCGAAGGGCCGGCCAGTACCGAATGTGTACTGGTACAGAACCCATACCGGTCATACCGTCGGAGGATGACGACGACCTACGGCCAGTTCTGTCCGGTGGCGATGGCCTCCGAGGTGCTCACCGAGCGGTGGACGCCACTGGTGGTGCGCGAGCTGCTGTGCGGCAGCACCCACTTCAACGACCTGCGTCGCGGCGTCCCGCTGATGTCGCCGGCCTTGCTCTCGAAGCGGCTCAAGACCCTGGAGCGGGTGGGGGTGGTGGAGCGTCGCGACGGGGGATATCACCTCACGCCGGCGGGTCAGGAGCTGCGGGCGGTGATCGAGTCACTGGGCGTCTGGGGCCAGCGGTGGGCCCGTGGTGACGTGGTGGCCAAGCACCACGACGCGTCGTTGCTGATGTGGGACATCCACCGCAACATCGTCGTCGCGGCGCTGCCCCCTCGACGCGTGGTGGTCCACTTCCACCTGCAGGGCTCCAGGGACCGCAAGAGCCACTTCTGGCTCGTCCTGGACGCGCCGACGGTCGACCTGTGCCTGACCGACCCCGGCCACGACGTCGACCTCGAGGTGGCCGGTCACATCTCCACGATGGTCGACTACTGGATGGGGCGCACCGACTTCAAGACCGCCGTCCGAGCGGGAGACCTCGACGTGTTCGGGCCACGCACCCTCGTGCGGGCGCTCCCGACGTGGTTCGCTCGCAGCGACTTCGCCGACGTCCCGATCCCGGCCTGACCGCAGGAACGCAGACAGCGCAGGTGGTCTGGACCACCGGCGCTCTGGTGCTCGCCACGCACACGCACCGGACGTACGGTTCTTGCCTCGTCGTGCAAGGGGAAGAGCCGTGCGTTCAGTGGTCTCGATGGTCTCGGGGTTGGTCCTGGCGCTGGCAGCGCTCGTCCTGGTGCCGGCGCCCGCGCTGGCCGCCGGCACGGTCACGGTGTCGGTCGTCGGCCAGGGGTCGGTGTCGGGGGAGGGGATCAGCTGCACCCAGAGCGGGGGGCCGGACTGCTCGGAGTCCTATGCCGACACGACCTACCAGGAGTGCGACCCGGAGCGGAAGCCTCCATGCTGGGACGTGAACGAGGCGCCGCTCGTGAGCTTCGTGGCCGGCCCTGATTCCAACGGGTTCGTCTTCGACGGTTGGACGGGGTGCGAGTCGGTCAGCGACCGAACCTGCTCCCTGACCGTCCACGAGAGCGGGAGCGTCCAGGCGCGGTTCCGTGACGCCCAGTTCCCGACCGTCGCGGCCCCCTCGCCGAGCAGTGGGGTCCATCGCGGCACCATCACGTTGGCCACGACGGCGAGCGACAACGCCGCCGTGACCTAGGTGGAGTTCTACATGGGCGCCTCAAAGCTGGGCGAGGACTCGGCGGCGCCCTACGAGCTGGCATACAACACCACCACCCGGTCCGACGGTACGGTCTCCCTCACCGCCAAGGCCTACGACGCGGCGGGCAACGTCTCGACCTCGGCCGCGAGAAGCATCATCATCGACAACACCGCGCCGGTGGTCAACGTCACGAGCGGCCCGAACGGCCAGACCTTCGGTCCCGCCTCGACCCAGACCTGGGGCTTCACCGCCTCCGACGCCACGAGCGGGATCGCGGCCGTGGAGTGCGGGATCGTCGCTGCCGGTGCGCCCGCGTCGTACGGCGCCTGCTCGGGTGGCAGCACCAGTCACTCGGTCTCGGGACTGGCCGAAGGCGACTACCGCTTCCTCGTGCGCGCCAGGGACGCCGGCGGGCTCGAGGCAGCGACCGAGCGGCTCTTCAGCATCGACGCCACCGGCCCGACCACGACGATCACGAGCGGGCCTGCGTCGGGCGCGACGGTGGCGCCCGGTCCCCTGACCTGGATCTTCGCCGGTGAGGACGGTGCCACGTGGCAGTGTCGGCTGTTCGCCGCCGGCACCACCGCACCGGCCTTCGGCGGCTGCAGTGGTCCGGGATCCCACACCGCCTCGGGGCTGGCCGACGGTGGCTACGTCTTCGAGGTGCGGGGCCGCGACGCCGTGGGCAACGCCGGGCCGGGCGTGACTCGGGCGTTCACCGTCGCCACGCCGCCGCCGCCGCCTCCACCACCGACGACCACGACCCCGACCACCGCCACTCCGCCCCCGCCCGCGA comes from Nocardioides piscis and encodes:
- a CDS encoding winged helix-turn-helix transcriptional regulator encodes the protein MTTTYGQFCPVAMASEVLTERWTPLVVRELLCGSTHFNDLRRGVPLMSPALLSKRLKTLERVGVVERRDGGYHLTPAGQELRAVIESLGVWGQRWARGDVVAKHHDASLLMWDIHRNIVVAALPPRRVVVHFHLQGSRDRKSHFWLVLDAPTVDLCLTDPGHDVDLEVAGHISTMVDYWMGRTDFKTAVRAGDLDVFGPRTLVRALPTWFARSDFADVPIPA
- a CDS encoding Ig-like domain-containing protein, with the protein product MGASKLGEDSAAPYELAYNTTTRSDGTVSLTAKAYDAAGNVSTSAARSIIIDNTAPVVNVTSGPNGQTFGPASTQTWGFTASDATSGIAAVECGIVAAGAPASYGACSGGSTSHSVSGLAEGDYRFLVRARDAGGLEAATERLFSIDATGPTTTITSGPASGATVAPGPLTWIFAGEDGATWQCRLFAAGTTAPAFGGCSGPGSHTASGLADGGYVFEVRGRDAVGNAGPGVTRAFTVATPPPPPPPPTTTTPTTATPPPPATSAPTPPAASPTPDTVLDSKPRRRVTAKGTRTRVKVTFHATLSGAKFQCKVDGGGWKTCTSAWKPRLKMGRHVLQVRAVTGTSVDATPAKVKVRVVRA